Proteins from a single region of Salinibacter grassmerensis:
- the uvrA gene encoding excinuclease ABC subunit UvrA — protein sequence MPTTERLPTQDPVIANASVTARESAQDHIVIRGARQHNLKDVDLDLPRNELIVFTGPSGSGKSSLCFDTVYAEGQRRYVESLSAYARQFLERMDKPEADLITGLAPAIAIEQKTSGKNPRSTVATQTEIYDHLRLLFARIGTTYSPVSGEPVSRDTPHDVADRLDDELDDGARFYLCAPVPEHTDMALRDELTGLRERGFYRILLLPTERQAGKGEEPEILDLNDTPPDRVNNYGRDRLRILIDRLKVKTGDEDTRSRIAESVEQAFDEGDGYCTVIPAPRGGYDEASYPGASQHQGPIPLFEFSAHFERDGMRFEEPTPQLFSFNSPVGACPTCQGFGRVPGLDEDLIVPNKQLSIRDGALAPFRGDKWGKHFKDLIAVAADVGLDIDCPYHELADWERDIVWEGKDDYIGLNGFFEFLDENSYKRHYRIFRARFRGYSECPDCNGHRLCDDALYVKVGGDAVEQKHIGGICAMTTREARDYFEALELTDYEQEVAGRVMEELRERSRYLVDVGLDYLTLDRLAQTLSGGETQRINLSTSLGSSLVGSLYVLDEPTVGLHPRDNERLIDILQRLRDLGNTVLVVEHDPVTMEAADQLVDLGPASGAFGGEVVFQGTYDEILEDADSLTGQYLSGRKEVPVPDERRPIDPDNTLVVENARQHNLKHIDVEIPLGQIVCVTGVSGSGKSTLTNQTLFEGLHRLKGGSGDGKVGAHDTIRGHNNVDAVEMVDQSSIGRSPRSNPATYTNAFDGIRKLFAKTRQSQVHGYDRGTFSFNTKGGRCEECEGQGVVKVEMQFLADLYLECEACNGQRYKKEVLNVTYDGKNIADVLDMTVDEAADFFEGERAVTNKLGVLQDIGLGYLTLGQPSTTLSGGEAQRIKLASHLSGRASDRTLYIFDEPTTGLHFDDIKKLLNAFEQLVESGHSVLIIEHNLDVVKYADYVVDLGPEGGDAGGEVVAAGTPEEVAACADSHTGRFLQNVL from the coding sequence ATGCCCACCACCGAACGCCTTCCCACGCAGGACCCCGTCATCGCCAACGCGTCGGTCACCGCCCGCGAGTCGGCGCAGGACCACATCGTCATCCGCGGGGCCCGGCAGCACAACCTGAAGGACGTCGACCTGGACCTGCCGCGCAATGAGCTGATCGTGTTTACCGGCCCGTCCGGGTCCGGCAAGTCGAGCCTCTGCTTCGACACGGTCTACGCGGAGGGCCAGCGCCGCTACGTAGAGAGCCTGAGCGCCTACGCCCGCCAGTTCCTGGAGCGGATGGACAAGCCGGAGGCGGACCTCATCACGGGCCTCGCCCCCGCCATCGCCATCGAGCAGAAGACCTCGGGCAAGAATCCGCGCTCGACGGTCGCCACGCAGACGGAAATCTACGACCACCTCCGCCTCCTCTTCGCCCGCATCGGCACCACCTACTCCCCGGTGAGCGGCGAGCCGGTGAGCAGGGACACACCCCACGACGTGGCGGACCGCCTCGACGACGAGCTGGACGACGGCGCACGGTTTTACCTTTGCGCCCCCGTCCCGGAGCACACGGACATGGCCCTGCGCGACGAGCTCACGGGCCTGCGGGAGCGCGGCTTTTACCGCATCCTCCTGCTGCCCACCGAGCGGCAGGCCGGGAAGGGCGAGGAGCCCGAGATTCTCGACCTCAACGACACCCCGCCCGACCGCGTCAACAACTATGGCCGCGACCGCCTGCGCATCCTCATCGACCGCCTCAAGGTGAAGACGGGCGACGAGGACACCCGCTCCCGCATCGCCGAGTCCGTGGAGCAGGCCTTTGACGAGGGCGACGGGTACTGCACCGTCATTCCTGCCCCCCGCGGCGGCTACGACGAGGCCTCGTACCCGGGGGCGAGCCAACATCAGGGACCCATCCCCCTGTTCGAGTTCAGCGCACACTTCGAGCGCGACGGGATGCGCTTCGAGGAGCCGACGCCGCAGCTCTTTAGCTTCAACAGCCCGGTCGGCGCCTGCCCCACGTGCCAGGGCTTCGGGCGCGTGCCAGGGCTCGACGAGGATTTGATTGTCCCGAACAAACAGCTCTCCATCCGCGACGGGGCCCTCGCGCCGTTCCGTGGCGACAAGTGGGGAAAGCACTTCAAGGACCTGATCGCCGTGGCCGCGGACGTGGGGCTCGACATCGACTGCCCCTACCACGAGCTGGCAGACTGGGAGCGGGACATCGTGTGGGAGGGCAAGGACGACTACATCGGCCTGAACGGCTTCTTCGAGTTCCTAGACGAGAACTCGTACAAGCGCCACTACCGCATCTTCCGCGCCCGCTTCCGGGGCTATTCCGAGTGCCCCGACTGCAACGGCCACCGCCTGTGCGACGACGCCCTCTACGTAAAGGTGGGCGGCGACGCCGTGGAGCAGAAGCACATCGGCGGGATCTGCGCGATGACGACGCGGGAGGCCCGCGACTACTTCGAGGCCCTGGAGCTTACCGACTACGAACAGGAGGTGGCCGGGCGGGTGATGGAGGAGCTGCGTGAGCGGAGCCGCTACCTCGTGGACGTGGGGCTCGACTACCTCACGCTCGACCGCCTCGCGCAGACCCTCAGCGGCGGGGAGACGCAGCGCATCAACCTGTCGACCTCGCTCGGCTCCTCGCTCGTCGGCTCCCTCTACGTGCTCGACGAGCCGACCGTCGGCCTGCACCCCCGCGACAACGAGCGCCTCATCGACATTCTGCAGCGCCTGCGCGACCTCGGCAACACAGTCCTCGTGGTGGAGCACGACCCGGTCACCATGGAGGCCGCGGACCAGCTCGTGGACCTCGGGCCGGCCTCCGGGGCCTTCGGGGGCGAGGTGGTCTTTCAGGGCACCTACGACGAGATTCTGGAGGACGCGGACTCGCTCACCGGCCAGTACCTGAGCGGCCGGAAAGAGGTGCCGGTCCCCGACGAGCGCCGCCCGATCGACCCAGACAACACGCTCGTCGTCGAGAACGCCCGGCAGCACAACCTCAAGCACATCGACGTCGAGATCCCGCTCGGCCAGATCGTGTGCGTCACGGGCGTCTCGGGCTCCGGCAAGTCCACCCTCACGAACCAGACGCTCTTTGAGGGCCTGCACCGCCTCAAGGGCGGCAGCGGGGACGGCAAGGTGGGGGCCCACGACACGATCCGCGGCCACAACAACGTCGACGCCGTGGAGATGGTCGACCAGTCGTCCATCGGGCGCTCGCCCCGCTCCAACCCCGCCACCTACACGAACGCCTTCGACGGCATCCGCAAGCTCTTCGCCAAGACCCGGCAGTCGCAGGTGCACGGCTACGACCGGGGCACCTTCAGCTTCAACACGAAGGGCGGGCGCTGCGAGGAGTGCGAGGGACAGGGCGTGGTGAAGGTGGAGATGCAGTTCCTCGCCGACCTCTACCTGGAGTGTGAGGCCTGCAACGGCCAGCGCTACAAGAAGGAGGTGCTCAACGTCACGTACGACGGCAAGAACATCGCCGACGTGCTGGACATGACCGTCGACGAAGCCGCCGACTTCTTCGAGGGCGAGCGGGCGGTCACCAACAAGCTCGGGGTCCTGCAGGACATTGGCCTCGGCTACCTCACGCTCGGCCAGCCGTCGACGACGCTGAGCGGGGGGGAGGCCCAGCGCATTAAGCTCGCCAGCCACCTCAGCGGCCGCGCCTCGGACCGCACGCTCTACATCTTCGACGAGCCGACGACCGGGCTCCACTTCGACGACATCAAGAAGCTGTTGAACGCCTTTGAGCAGTTGGTCGAGAGCGGCCACTCGGTTCTCATCATCGAGCACAACCTCGACGTGGTGAAGTACGCCGATTACGTGGTCGACCTCGGGCCGGAAGGCGGCGACGCGGGCGGGGAGGTGGTCGCGGCGGGCACGCCCGAAGAGGTCGCAGCCTGCGCGGACAGCCACACCGGGCGGTTCCTACAAAACGTGCTGTAA
- a CDS encoding PQQ-dependent sugar dehydrogenase yields MRTLVGLLAFVLCACTPGNGSETSEPRSSSPDEDVVLERVESEDETFRVVEAVGDLEHAWGIDWLPDGRMLVTERPGRMLLVGDDGPTQLSNVPEVWAKNQGGMLDVRVAPNYEDSGWIYFTHSMKNGDTGGTVLSRARLDRTSLTDVEEVYRQTPFLSTDYHFGSRIAFPGDGTLVVTMGERGQRRERTVDIPTPTTSVGTTVRLNMDGSVPEDNPFVGSDEGLDEVYAYGHRNQQGMAIHPETGAIWQHEHGPHGGDELNLVEPGNNYGWPAVSYGDTYTDQSPIGGTTAPDITDPVEYWDPSPALSGMAFYTGDKFSNWQGDLFMGALAHQKAMRVELDGQSVSDQEELLRAELGRIRDVATGPDGYLYLLTDAPEGALYRLEPVE; encoded by the coding sequence ATGCGTACCCTCGTCGGCCTCCTCGCGTTCGTTCTCTGTGCCTGCACCCCTGGGAACGGTTCGGAGACATCCGAACCCCGTTCGTCATCCCCAGACGAGGACGTCGTCCTGGAGCGGGTCGAGTCGGAGGACGAGACGTTTCGGGTCGTCGAAGCGGTTGGGGACCTGGAGCACGCGTGGGGGATCGACTGGCTCCCCGACGGGCGGATGCTCGTCACCGAGCGGCCCGGCCGCATGCTTCTCGTCGGCGACGACGGCCCCACGCAACTCTCCAATGTCCCGGAGGTGTGGGCTAAAAACCAGGGCGGCATGCTTGATGTGCGCGTCGCGCCGAACTACGAGGACAGCGGCTGGATCTACTTCACGCACTCCATGAAAAACGGCGACACGGGCGGGACGGTGCTGTCGCGGGCCCGTCTCGATAGAACCTCGCTGACCGACGTGGAGGAGGTCTACCGGCAGACGCCTTTTCTGTCAACGGACTACCACTTCGGCTCCCGCATCGCGTTTCCCGGAGACGGCACGCTCGTCGTGACGATGGGCGAGCGGGGGCAGCGCCGCGAGCGCACCGTGGACATCCCCACGCCGACCACGTCGGTCGGCACGACGGTCCGGCTCAATATGGATGGCTCGGTGCCGGAGGATAACCCGTTCGTGGGGAGCGACGAGGGCCTCGATGAAGTCTACGCCTACGGACACCGCAACCAGCAGGGGATGGCGATCCACCCCGAGACGGGGGCGATCTGGCAGCACGAGCACGGGCCGCACGGCGGAGACGAGCTCAACCTCGTGGAGCCCGGCAACAACTACGGGTGGCCCGCGGTCTCGTACGGCGACACCTACACCGACCAGTCGCCCATCGGCGGCACCACTGCGCCCGACATCACCGACCCGGTCGAGTACTGGGACCCCTCGCCGGCCCTCTCCGGCATGGCGTTCTACACGGGCGACAAGTTTTCGAACTGGCAGGGAGACCTCTTCATGGGCGCGCTCGCCCACCAGAAAGCGATGCGCGTGGAGCTCGACGGCCAGAGCGTGTCGGACCAGGAGGAACTGCTGCGCGCTGAGCTGGGCCGCATCCGCGACGTGGCGACGGGGCCGGACGGCTACCTCTACCTCCTCACCGACGCGCCGGAGGGAGCGCTCTACCGGCTGGAGCCGGTGGAGTAA
- a CDS encoding flavin reductase: protein MEPLDPDAIVSLDPEQSFWERFYMVAPLIVVGTQNEDASYNLAPKHMAAPMGWDDYFGFVCTPRHKTYRNAVRTGVFTVSYPKPSQVVLASLSASPRVGAPEGPRRKPALNQLPMRAAAEVDGVFLDDAYLLLECTMERHVDDLGENSLLIGAVEAVHVEKEALRVSGKEDEAVICDNPLLAYLPPDRYAAIDETSAFPFPAGFEK, encoded by the coding sequence ATGGAGCCCCTAGACCCCGACGCCATCGTATCGCTTGACCCCGAGCAGTCATTCTGGGAGCGCTTCTACATGGTTGCGCCACTGATCGTGGTGGGCACCCAGAACGAGGACGCCTCCTACAACCTGGCCCCGAAGCACATGGCCGCGCCCATGGGCTGGGACGACTACTTTGGGTTCGTCTGCACGCCGCGCCACAAGACGTACCGCAACGCCGTCCGCACCGGCGTCTTCACGGTCAGCTACCCCAAGCCGTCTCAGGTGGTATTGGCGAGCCTGTCGGCCTCGCCCCGGGTCGGCGCCCCGGAGGGACCGCGGCGCAAGCCGGCCCTCAACCAGTTGCCCATGCGGGCGGCGGCGGAGGTGGATGGGGTGTTTCTCGACGATGCATACCTGCTCCTGGAGTGCACGATGGAGCGGCATGTGGACGACCTGGGGGAGAACAGCCTCCTCATCGGGGCAGTGGAGGCGGTGCATGTAGAAAAGGAGGCGCTCCGCGTCTCGGGAAAAGAGGACGAGGCCGTCATTTGCGACAACCCCCTTCTCGCGTACCTGCCGCCCGACCGCTACGCGGCCATTGACGAGACCAGCGCCTTTCCCTTCCCCGCTGGTTTTGAGAAGTAG
- a CDS encoding M20 family metallopeptidase, with translation MESVSESTLAHALRRYLAGHREQMLAALEALVRAESPTDVPEAQGEVQDMLTRLLRTLGFQVRYLPAAEEDRGHLYACPVERPRGRPVQLLVGHCDTVWARGTLQDMPFEVDGNEVRGPGVFDMKGGLVQMLFALAALRAASVEPEVVPVVFINSDEEQGSPTSQRHLRRLARCAHRAFVLEPALGLDGKIKTARKGAGRFTVRIQGTSAHAGLDPEGGSSAILELSHMVQDLHALNDPEAGVSVNVGTIGGGTHPNVVADAGSAEVDVRVATREQADEVEAAIRGLEPTTPGTSLTIEGGVGRPPMEPTPDARRLWRRARRAAALLDLDLEEGRSGGVSDGNIISQYTPTLDGLGAVGDGAHARHEFCYVDRMVERSALLALLLAQPPLPPRPDDAAPTAETADTSSSTQTP, from the coding sequence ATGGAATCTGTTTCTGAGTCCACACTGGCCCACGCTCTCCGCCGCTACCTTGCGGGCCACCGCGAGCAAATGCTGGCGGCACTGGAGGCCCTGGTGCGGGCCGAGTCCCCCACCGATGTCCCGGAGGCACAGGGCGAGGTCCAGGACATGCTTACCCGTCTTCTGCGGACGCTGGGCTTTCAGGTGCGGTATCTGCCCGCGGCCGAGGAAGACCGCGGGCACCTCTATGCCTGTCCCGTTGAGCGGCCGCGCGGCCGGCCGGTGCAACTCCTCGTGGGGCACTGCGACACCGTGTGGGCCCGTGGCACCCTCCAGGACATGCCGTTCGAGGTGGACGGCAACGAGGTGCGCGGCCCGGGTGTCTTCGACATGAAGGGCGGGCTGGTGCAGATGCTGTTCGCCCTCGCGGCCCTGCGGGCGGCGTCCGTTGAGCCGGAGGTCGTGCCGGTCGTGTTCATCAATTCCGACGAGGAGCAGGGCAGTCCCACGTCGCAGCGTCACCTTCGTCGGTTGGCCCGCTGTGCGCACCGGGCGTTCGTCCTGGAGCCGGCCCTCGGGCTCGACGGCAAGATCAAGACGGCCCGGAAGGGGGCGGGGCGGTTCACGGTCCGGATTCAGGGGACGAGCGCCCACGCAGGCCTCGATCCGGAGGGGGGATCGAGTGCCATCCTGGAGCTTTCGCACATGGTGCAGGACCTCCACGCCCTCAACGACCCGGAGGCCGGCGTCTCTGTGAACGTGGGAACCATCGGGGGCGGCACGCACCCCAACGTGGTGGCCGACGCCGGGTCCGCCGAGGTGGATGTGCGCGTCGCGACCCGTGAGCAGGCCGACGAGGTGGAGGCAGCCATTCGGGGCCTGGAGCCAACCACGCCCGGCACGTCGCTCACCATCGAAGGCGGCGTCGGGCGCCCGCCGATGGAGCCAACCCCCGATGCCCGCCGGCTGTGGAGGCGGGCGCGCCGGGCCGCCGCGCTCCTCGATCTCGACCTGGAGGAGGGTCGCTCCGGCGGCGTCTCCGACGGCAACATCATCAGCCAGTACACCCCGACGCTCGACGGCCTCGGGGCGGTGGGGGACGGGGCGCACGCCCGCCACGAGTTCTGCTACGTAGACCGGATGGTAGAACGCAGTGCCCTTCTGGCCCTTCTGCTCGCCCAGCCGCCTCTGCCGCCGAGGCCGGACGATGCGGCCCCCACAGCAGAGACGGCCGATACTTCCTCTTCCACGCAAACGCCCTGA
- a CDS encoding zinc-dependent metalloprotease — MRFRTTLWVLPLTFLLIIGCSSSAQMSDSSTPAQKAEQQAGDEKSDFEKAVAESDSLGGLFTVYRDTTDGSLQMALNSSQIGKEYIYFTHTVDGVLEAGTYRGAYRDNTIFKVRRHYDQLEFVEVNTSFHFNDESTLSRASDANVSPSVLHVEKIVAEDDSTGRLLIDADGLFLTESLTQVKPSPTPGQPPTAFSLGRQSKEKSKVEEVHNYPKNTDVVVDYVFENPRPINPGSDAVTDARNVTITLRHSLIEVPENDFEPRFADPRVGYFTQQKDDRTTTSATPYHDLINRWHLKKENPDAELSEPVEPITWWIENTTPERIRPIIRDAVLGWNTAFREAGFKNAIEVKVQPDTASWDAGDIRYNVLRWTSSPNPPFSGYGPSFVNPRTGQIMGADVMLEYAFLTNQVNQNKLFEETGLPLQAASERPKTLPKHACTLPGFLHMNTLFGKAALAPTAPTPSPEQSGPSDLNGEVTQLMEEALHYLALHEVGHTLGLQHNMKASQLHPTDEVHNASITREEGLVGSVMDYPAVNVAPPDDDQGQYYTTRPGPYDIWAVEYGYTPDASESEIDAILSRSTEPELAFGNDADDMRAPGKAIDPEVMIGDLSNEALDYAEGRMQLVEDLMGDLLEKYEDPGQSYQELRNAFLSVTGQHAQMATVASRYVGGVHVDRALIGQEGATEPYRPVPLEKQQRALDLLNEYLFAPDAFEIIPNELYRHLQPQRRGFNFFGASEDPKVHARVLGIQENVLAHLLHPNVLERMTDTRLYGNEYTLAEYMRDLTDAVFAADAQGNVNTFRQNLQVSYVESLATVVGEEGDAQYDNVAQSAAFQSLQEIERMIERKRGVNAETRAHTDHVLHLINEATATE; from the coding sequence ATGCGATTCCGCACGACCCTCTGGGTCCTCCCCCTCACATTCCTCCTCATCATTGGCTGCAGCAGTTCGGCCCAGATGTCGGACTCGTCCACTCCGGCGCAGAAGGCCGAGCAGCAGGCCGGCGACGAGAAGAGCGACTTCGAGAAGGCCGTGGCTGAGAGCGATTCACTCGGCGGCCTCTTTACCGTCTACCGCGATACGACCGACGGCTCGCTTCAGATGGCCCTCAACTCCAGCCAGATCGGCAAGGAGTACATCTACTTTACCCATACCGTCGACGGCGTGCTGGAGGCCGGCACCTACCGCGGGGCCTACCGCGACAACACCATCTTCAAGGTCCGGCGCCACTACGACCAGCTTGAGTTCGTGGAGGTGAACACCAGCTTCCACTTCAACGACGAGAGTACGCTCAGCCGCGCCTCGGACGCCAACGTCAGCCCGTCGGTTCTACACGTTGAGAAGATTGTGGCCGAGGACGACTCGACCGGCCGCCTTCTCATCGACGCCGACGGCCTCTTCCTGACCGAGTCGCTCACACAGGTGAAGCCTTCTCCCACGCCCGGCCAGCCGCCCACGGCCTTCAGCCTGGGGCGCCAGAGCAAGGAGAAGTCGAAGGTGGAGGAGGTCCACAACTATCCGAAAAATACGGACGTGGTCGTCGACTATGTCTTTGAAAACCCCCGCCCCATCAACCCGGGCTCCGACGCCGTGACCGACGCGCGCAACGTCACCATCACCCTGCGCCACAGTCTTATCGAGGTGCCGGAGAACGACTTTGAGCCGCGCTTCGCGGATCCGCGCGTCGGATACTTCACTCAGCAGAAGGACGACCGCACCACCACCAGTGCCACTCCCTACCACGACCTCATCAACCGCTGGCACCTGAAGAAGGAAAACCCCGACGCCGAGCTCTCCGAGCCGGTGGAGCCGATCACGTGGTGGATCGAGAACACGACCCCAGAGCGCATCCGGCCCATCATCCGCGACGCAGTGCTGGGATGGAATACCGCCTTCCGCGAGGCCGGCTTCAAGAACGCGATCGAGGTGAAGGTACAGCCGGACACGGCATCGTGGGACGCGGGCGACATCCGCTACAACGTGCTGCGCTGGACCTCGTCTCCCAACCCGCCCTTCAGCGGCTACGGGCCGAGCTTTGTGAACCCGCGTACGGGCCAGATCATGGGCGCAGATGTGATGCTGGAATACGCGTTCTTGACCAATCAGGTCAACCAAAACAAGCTCTTCGAGGAGACCGGGCTGCCGCTCCAGGCCGCGAGCGAGAGGCCGAAGACTTTGCCCAAGCACGCCTGTACGCTGCCCGGCTTCCTCCACATGAATACGCTCTTCGGCAAGGCCGCGCTGGCCCCCACCGCCCCGACCCCGAGCCCTGAGCAAAGCGGCCCCTCGGACCTCAACGGCGAGGTGACCCAGCTCATGGAGGAGGCGCTCCACTATCTCGCCCTGCACGAGGTGGGCCATACCCTGGGCCTGCAGCACAACATGAAGGCGTCCCAGCTCCACCCGACCGATGAGGTGCACAACGCCTCGATCACCCGGGAGGAGGGGCTCGTCGGTTCGGTCATGGACTACCCAGCGGTGAACGTGGCCCCGCCCGACGACGATCAGGGCCAGTACTACACGACCCGCCCCGGCCCCTACGACATATGGGCCGTCGAGTACGGCTACACGCCGGACGCCTCCGAGTCGGAGATCGACGCCATCCTGTCGCGCTCCACGGAGCCGGAGCTTGCCTTCGGAAACGACGCGGACGACATGCGCGCGCCAGGCAAGGCCATCGACCCCGAGGTGATGATCGGCGACCTATCGAACGAGGCGCTCGACTACGCCGAGGGGCGCATGCAGCTCGTTGAGGACCTGATGGGGGACCTCCTGGAGAAGTACGAGGACCCCGGGCAGTCGTATCAGGAGCTGCGGAACGCCTTCCTGAGCGTTACCGGCCAGCACGCGCAGATGGCGACCGTCGCCTCCCGCTACGTGGGCGGCGTTCACGTCGACCGCGCGCTGATCGGGCAGGAGGGCGCCACGGAGCCGTACCGCCCGGTCCCTCTCGAGAAGCAGCAGCGGGCCCTCGACCTCCTGAACGAGTACCTGTTCGCGCCGGATGCCTTCGAGATTATTCCGAACGAGCTCTACCGCCACCTCCAGCCGCAGCGACGCGGATTTAACTTCTTCGGCGCGTCGGAAGACCCGAAGGTCCACGCCCGTGTGCTCGGCATTCAGGAAAACGTGCTGGCCCACCTCCTGCACCCGAATGTGCTGGAGCGCATGACCGACACGCGCCTCTACGGCAACGAGTACACGCTGGCCGAGTACATGCGCGACCTTACCGACGCCGTCTTCGCGGCCGACGCGCAGGGCAACGTGAACACGTTCCGCCAGAACCTCCAGGTCTCGTACGTGGAGTCCCTCGCGACCGTAGTGGGCGAGGAAGGCGACGCCCAGTACGATAATGTGGCCCAGAGCGCGGCCTTCCAGAGCCTGCAGGAGATCGAGCGCATGATCGAGCGCAAGCGCGGGGTCAATGCCGAGACTCGCGCCCACACCGACCACGTGCTTCACCTGATCAACGAAGCCACTGCCACGGAGTAG